From a single Arthrobacter sp. SLBN-112 genomic region:
- a CDS encoding NUDIX hydrolase, with the protein MYYSSANVSERQAAPPSLAISTVIFALRPSESSGRPTLWLPLVRRIREPFKGMWALPGGPLSHEESLQDAAARNLRETTGLAPRYLEQLYAFGGLHRSPTQRVVSIVYWALVQPTEAALADESENVRWFRADRLGELAFDHNAIVDYALWRLRNKLAYGSVAYHLLGEYFTLAQVREVYEAVLDRQLDPANFRRQLKSTPEIEETGEYLQGGKHRPPRLYRYTGRPGLDPDNRSTP; encoded by the coding sequence GTGTACTACAGCTCGGCAAATGTTTCCGAGCGGCAGGCCGCACCGCCGTCGCTCGCCATTTCCACGGTAATTTTCGCCCTGCGGCCGAGTGAATCCTCGGGCCGTCCCACGCTCTGGCTGCCCTTGGTACGCCGCATCCGCGAGCCCTTCAAAGGGATGTGGGCATTGCCCGGCGGGCCCCTCAGCCATGAGGAATCCCTCCAAGACGCCGCGGCGCGGAACCTGCGGGAGACCACGGGCCTCGCGCCCCGCTACCTCGAGCAGCTGTACGCCTTCGGCGGCCTGCACCGCTCACCCACCCAACGGGTGGTCTCGATTGTGTACTGGGCCCTGGTCCAGCCAACGGAAGCCGCCCTGGCTGACGAGTCCGAGAACGTTAGGTGGTTCCGCGCGGACCGGCTCGGCGAACTGGCCTTCGACCACAATGCCATCGTTGACTACGCCCTCTGGCGCCTGCGCAACAAGCTGGCCTACGGCTCGGTGGCGTACCACCTGCTGGGCGAGTACTTCACCCTGGCCCAGGTCCGCGAAGTCTACGAGGCCGTCCTTGACCGCCAACTGGATCCGGCCAACTTCCGCCGGCAACTCAAATCCACCCCGGAAATTGAAGAAACCGGGGAATACCTCCAGGGCGGCAAACACCGTCCACCACGCCTCTACCGCTACACCGGCCGGCCAGGCCTTGACCCAGACAACAGGAGCACACCATGA